Proteins from a single region of Belliella baltica DSM 15883:
- a CDS encoding DndE family protein — translation MFNTIKTSKENKERVVQLTRKLNLGAENVIARIAFAYSLGNEHKVNLSEVHDSQGKEYTYKVLFGDYGDFYMAILCVHYNIHISDKDLARYVKMHIDDGLEMIEKEFKNFSGSGIDFLTQRIEGGLT, via the coding sequence ATGTTTAATACCATCAAAACATCAAAAGAAAATAAGGAGCGGGTAGTTCAACTTACTCGAAAACTTAACTTAGGCGCTGAAAATGTGATTGCCAGGATAGCCTTTGCCTATTCATTAGGAAATGAGCATAAAGTGAACCTATCTGAGGTCCATGATTCACAAGGTAAAGAATATACATATAAGGTGCTGTTTGGAGATTATGGAGACTTTTACATGGCTATACTTTGTGTACATTACAATATTCATATTTCAGACAAGGATTTAGCTCGATATGTCAAAATGCATATTGATGATGGGCTAGAAATGATTGAAAAAGAATTCAAGAACTTCTCAGGTTCGGGTATTGATTTTTTGACTCAAAGAATTGAAGGGGGTTTAACTTAG